The Streptomyces sp. TLI_105 DNA segment CTGGCTGGGCATCGACAACCTCTACGAGTCGGTGAACACCCCGCTCGTCGGTTACCTGAACAACGCCATCAAGGCGAAGGAACTGTTCAAGAAGGACAAGGACTACGTCGTCATGGACGGCGAAGTCATGATCGTCGACGAGCACACCGGCCGTATCCTCGCCGGCCGCCGCTACAACGAGGGCATGCACCAGGCGATCGAGGCGAAGGAAGGGGTGCAGATCAAGGACGAGAACCAGACGCTCGCCACGATCACCCTGCAGAACTTCTTCCGCCTCTACGACAAGCTCTCCGGCATGACCGGTACGGCCATGACCGAGGCGGCCGAGTTCCACCAGATCTACAAGCTCGGCGTCGTCCCGATCCCCACGAACAGGCCGATGATCCGCAAGGACCAGTCGGACCTGATCTACCGGACCGAGGTCGCCAAGTTCGCCGCCGTCGTCGACGACATCGCGGAGAAGCACGAGAAGGGTCAGCCGATCCTCGTCGGCACGACCTCCGTCGAGAAGTCCGAGTACCTCTCGCAGCAGCTCGCCAAGCGCGGCATCCCGCACGAGGTCCTCAACGCCAAGCACCACGAGCGCGAGGCCAGCATCGTCGCCCAGGCCGGCCGCCGAGGCGCCGTCACCGTCGCCACCAACATGGCCGGCCGCGGTACGGACATCAAGCTCGGCGGCAACCCGGACGACCTCGCCGAGGCCGAGCTGCGCCAGGCGGGCCTGGACCCGATCGAGCACGTCGAGGAGTGGGCCGCGGCCCTGCCCGGCGCCCTGGAGCGCGCCGAGAAGGCCGTGAAGGCGGAGTTCGAGGAGGTGAAGGAGCTCGGCGGCCTGTACGTCCTCGGTACCGAGCGCCACGAGTCGCGCCGTATCGACAACCAGCTGCGCGGCCGCTCCGGCCGTCAGGGCGACCCGGGCGAGTCCCGCTTCTACCTCTCGCTCGGCGACGACCTGATGCGCCTGTTCAAGGCCCAGATGGTCGAGCGCGTGATGGCCATGGCCAACGTGCCGGACGACGTGCCGATCGAGAACAAGATGGTCACCCGCGCCATCGCCTCCGCCCAGTCCCAGGTCGAGACCCAGAACTTCGAGACCCGCAAGAACGTCCTGAAGTACGACGAGGTCCTCAACCGGCAGCGCGAGGTCATCTACGGCGAGCGCCGCCGCGTCCTGGAGGGCGAGGACCTGCACGAGCAGATCAAGCACTTCATGGACGACACGATCGACGACTACATCCGCCAGGAGACCGCCGAGGGCTTCGCGGAGGAGTGGGACCTCGACCGTCTGTGGAACGCCTTCAAGCAGCTCTACCCGGTGAAGGTCACCGTGGAGGAGCTGGAGGACGCGGCCGGGGACCGGGCGGGCATCACCGCCGAGTTCATCGCCGAGTCCATCAAGGACGACATCCACGAGCAGTACGAGACGCGCGAGAAGCAGCTCGGCTCGGACATCATGCGCGAGCTGGAGCGGCGCGTGGTCCTCTCCGTCCTCGACCGCAAGTGGCGCGAGCACCTCTACGAGATGGACTACCTCCAGGAGGGCATCGGCCTGCGCGCCATGGCGCAGAAGGACCCGCTGGTCGAGTACCAGCGCGAGGGCTTCGACATGTTCACCGCCATGATGGAGGGCATCAAGGAGGAGTCCGTCGGCTACCTGTTCAACCTGGAGGTCCAGGTCGAGCAGCAGGTCGAGGAGGTCCCGGTACAGGCGGCCGCTCCGTCGCTCGCCAAGGAGGACGCGGTGCCGGCGGGTGCCGGGCGTCCGGAGATCCGCGCCAAGGGGCTCGACGCCCCGCAGCGGCCGGACCGGCTGCACTTCTCGGCGCCGACCGTGGACGGGGACGGCGGTGTCGTCGAGGGAGACTTCGCCTCCGACGACGTGGAGGGCGACGGGATGACCCGGGCCGAGCGTCGCAAGGCGCAGAAGAACGCGGGCGGCGGGCGTCGCCGCAAGAAGTGACGCGTTTGAACTGATGTGACGGAAGGGGTCGGTCGCCTGGTGGCGGCCGGCCCCTTCGTCGTGGGTGGCGGGCCTTGGGGCGGTCGGCCCCTTCGTCGTCGGTGGCGGCCCCGGTGGGCGGCCGGCCTTTCGTCAGGCGTGGCGGGCGGTCACGCCGAGTCCGTCCAGCTCCACGGCGGCGCAGCGCCAGCGCTGGTCCTCGCCGCGCTCCAGGCGGAACGCCATGGCCCGCACCCGGGCGCCGGTGGCGATGGTCGCGAAGGCCTCGACCACGGCCTGCGGGGAGTGCACCTGGACCGAGCAGCGGCGCAGGACCGGGCGGGGGCCGAGCGAGCGCAGGGGCGTCTCGGGGGCGAGCCGGACGAGCTGCTCGTACGCGTCGCCGACGGTGTGGCCGAGCATCCAGTGGACGGGCCGCTCCCCGCTCAGCACGGCGAGCAGACGCTCGGCGAAGACGGTGTGCGGGGGGAGCGCCCGGGGCGCGGTGCGGGAGGGGCCGCCCTGCGCGGGCGTACGGGGGCGGGGGCCGGCGGCGCCGCGCGGCCGGGATCCGGCGGAACCACGCGGGCGCGTGCCGGCCGGGCCGCCGGGGGCCGTGCGAGGGCGGGGGAGCGGGGAGGGCGTGGCGGTGAGCGTGGTGTTCATGACGGTCCCCTGTCGCTGCGTAACCGAGTGATACCAGTCGGTAACTTTCGTTGGGGATCTTGTACGGCCGGACTCCGGGGCGCCGCAAGGGTGCCGCCGCAGCGGGGCGGTCCCGGAAACGGATCACCTATCAGGGTGACGCGGTCGGAAATCGTCTCTCCGGCGGCTCGGTGGACGGCCCTCCGACGTGGACGGGCGGCGATTCGGGCCAGCCACCCCGAAGGGGGACTCCGCACGTATCCTGAGGGCCTCTCCGTCTACGAAAGCGGCCTGCCATGCGCGTCTACATCCCCCTGACCCTCCCCGGTCTCGCACAGGCGCACAAGACGGGCGAGCTGGGCCCCGGCCCCCTGACCGCCTACGCCGTCACCCCCGCGCTGCGCGAGTGGTACGTCTCCGACGACATCGAGGAGCTGGAGTACGCGGCGCTCAACCGGGCCGCCTCCGCCTCCCTGCGACTCCTCGCCGGCGACCCCGAGGCGCCCCGGCGCCGGATCGTCGTCGCCGTCGACGTGGCCGACAAGGACGCGACCGTCGACCCCGACCGCGGGCTCGACGGCGGCTCCATCGGCGAGGTCCGCATCGCCGGAGCCGTACCGCTGGCCAAGGCCGCGGCCGTGCACGCCGACGCGGACGACGCCGAGGCGGACGTCACGGCGGCGGCGGGCGCGCTGGGCGCGGCGGACCAGGGCGACGACGACGCCCAGTTCGTCGTGGACGGGGCCGAGGACCACGAGCTGCTGTGGTTCGGCGTGCAGGAGATCCCCGCGCTGCTCGGCTGACCCACCCGGATCCTCGCCGACCCGGGCGGCGGGTACCGTCTCTCCATGGGGAAGCACGGAAAACACCTGGTCTGGGACTGGAACGGCACACTGCTCGACGACATCGACGCGGTGATCGGCGCGACGAACGCGGCCTTCGCCGAGCTCGGGCTCGCGTCCATCACGCTCGAGCGGTACCGCGAGCTGTACACGGTGCCGGTGCCGAAGTTCTACGAGCGGCTGATGGGGAGGCTGCCGACGGACGAGGAGTGGACCGTCATGGACGGGGCCTTCCACCGGCACTACTGGGTGCGGGCCGAGTCGTGCGGGCTCACCGTCGGCGCGGCGGAGCTGCTCGCGGCGCGGCAGGCCGCGGGGGCCACGCAGTCGCTGCTGTCGCTCGCGCAGCACGCGCATCTCGTGCCCCTTGTGCAGCGCTACGGGATCGCCGAGCGGTTCGTCCGCGTCGACGGGCGCGTCGACGCGTCGACCGACGGGAAGTCGGGGCACATGGTCCGGCACCTGGCCGCGCTCGGGGTCCCGGCGGACCGCGTGGTCGTCATCGGCGACGCTGCGGATGACGCGGTGGCGGCGGCGCATGTGGGGGCGCGGGCGGTGCTGTACACCGGGGGGTCGCACAGCCGGGCTTCGTTGTCGCGGGTGGGGGTGCCGGTGGTGGACTCCCTGGAGGAGGCCGTCGCTGTCGCGGAGGAGCTGGTCTAGGGCGCGCTTGGCTTCTGCCCGGTGATGGGCGGCCGGGTGCGGCTCGGTGGGTGGTTTGTGCCCACCCGTTCCGCCCCGGCGGAACGCGTGCCCACAAACCACCACGAGCGCCCGGGGCGGCTAGCCCTTCGCTCGGAGGAC contains these protein-coding regions:
- the secA gene encoding preprotein translocase subunit SecA, which encodes MSVFNKLMRAGEGKILRKLHRIADQVNSIEEDFVNLSDADLRALTEEYKQRYADGESLDDLMPEAFATVREAAKRVLGQRHYDVQLMGGAALHLGHVAEMKTGEGKTLVGTLPAYLNALSGKGVHLITVNDYLAERDSELMGRVHKFLGLTVGCILANMTPAQRREQYNCDITYGTNNEFGFDYLRDNMAWSKDELVQRGHNFACVDEVDSILVDEARTPLIISGPADQATKWYGDFAKLVTRLSKGEPGNPLKGIEETGDYEVDEKKRTVAIHEAGVAKVEDWLGIDNLYESVNTPLVGYLNNAIKAKELFKKDKDYVVMDGEVMIVDEHTGRILAGRRYNEGMHQAIEAKEGVQIKDENQTLATITLQNFFRLYDKLSGMTGTAMTEAAEFHQIYKLGVVPIPTNRPMIRKDQSDLIYRTEVAKFAAVVDDIAEKHEKGQPILVGTTSVEKSEYLSQQLAKRGIPHEVLNAKHHEREASIVAQAGRRGAVTVATNMAGRGTDIKLGGNPDDLAEAELRQAGLDPIEHVEEWAAALPGALERAEKAVKAEFEEVKELGGLYVLGTERHESRRIDNQLRGRSGRQGDPGESRFYLSLGDDLMRLFKAQMVERVMAMANVPDDVPIENKMVTRAIASAQSQVETQNFETRKNVLKYDEVLNRQREVIYGERRRVLEGEDLHEQIKHFMDDTIDDYIRQETAEGFAEEWDLDRLWNAFKQLYPVKVTVEELEDAAGDRAGITAEFIAESIKDDIHEQYETREKQLGSDIMRELERRVVLSVLDRKWREHLYEMDYLQEGIGLRAMAQKDPLVEYQREGFDMFTAMMEGIKEESVGYLFNLEVQVEQQVEEVPVQAAAPSLAKEDAVPAGAGRPEIRAKGLDAPQRPDRLHFSAPTVDGDGGVVEGDFASDDVEGDGMTRAERRKAQKNAGGGRRRKK
- a CDS encoding Rv3235 family protein is translated as MNTTLTATPSPLPRPRTAPGGPAGTRPRGSAGSRPRGAAGPRPRTPAQGGPSRTAPRALPPHTVFAERLLAVLSGERPVHWMLGHTVGDAYEQLVRLAPETPLRSLGPRPVLRRCSVQVHSPQAVVEAFATIATGARVRAMAFRLERGEDQRWRCAAVELDGLGVTARHA
- a CDS encoding HAD family hydrolase — protein: MGKHGKHLVWDWNGTLLDDIDAVIGATNAAFAELGLASITLERYRELYTVPVPKFYERLMGRLPTDEEWTVMDGAFHRHYWVRAESCGLTVGAAELLAARQAAGATQSLLSLAQHAHLVPLVQRYGIAERFVRVDGRVDASTDGKSGHMVRHLAALGVPADRVVVIGDAADDAVAAAHVGARAVLYTGGSHSRASLSRVGVPVVDSLEEAVAVAEELV